CACTTCGTCTTCGACCGTCGCGGCAAAGATGTTTTTGCCGTCCTTATCCAGCACAGAGGCATGGACATGCATTCCGCTGCCCGGCTCGTCCGCGTAGGGCTTGGCCATAAAGGTGGCCTCGAACCCATGCTTGTCAACGATGGCCAGCACCATGCGTTTGAACAGCAACGCCGTATCGGCGGCGTCCAGAACGTTGTCGGTATGATGAAAATTCACCTCGAACTGGCCGGGGCCATATTCGGCGATCAAGGTATCTGTGGCCAATCCCTGTGCGCGTGCGGAATCAAGGATTTCCGTCAGGATCGCCTCAGAATGGTTCAGCACCTCAAGGTCGTAGTTCTGCGCATCGGGCAGCCCTTCGGGCGGTGTCGGCGCATCGGTGCTTTCGTCGCGCTTTTGCACGATGTAAAACTCAAGCTCGGTCGCGACGACAGGTGTCAGCCCCTTGGCCGCAAAACGCTCTGCGACCTGCTGAAGGTGGTAGCGCGTCGATAGCGTGCTGAGGTTTCCATTCTCATCAACCATTTCCACCAAGACCTGCGCGACATTGCCCTCGGCCCAAGGCATGTGTTTCAGGCTGCCTTTGATCGGAACGATCACGCCATCAGGATCGCCGATCAGGATGCCAAGGCCTGTCGCCTCGACCTCGGTGCCAAGGATATTGGGCGCATAGGTCGACAGCGGCAGTCGCACCGTGCCCTGTTCAAATTTGTTGACCTGATCGCCAGGCAGCCATTTGCCCCGCAGCACGGCGTTGATGTCACACAGCATCAGCTCGATCCGGTCCGGTTCCCCGAACTCTTTGCAATAGGCCTTATACTCGGCCTCGAAATCAGTCATTTTGTTCCGCTTTCCGTTCGTCCGCTGCCCGACGTGCCATCGTGCGCTTTGAGACAAGTGAGGCCGTGATCACCCCGACCGTGACGATGCCGATCATGATCGTCGAAAGCGCGTTGATTTCGGGTGTGACACCCAATCGCACAGCGCTGAAGATCCGGATCGGCAAAGTGGTCGAGGACGGCCCAGAGGTGAAGGACGCAATCACCAGATCATCCAATGACAGGGTAAAAGCCAAGAGCCAACCCGAAATCACCGCAGGCGCAATGATGGGCAGTGTTACAAGGCGAAATGCATCAAACGGGCTGCACCCCAGATCAAGGGCGGCCTCTTCGACCGAGCGGTCAAAACTGGCAAGCCGCGAGGATACGACGACCGACACATAGCACATGGAAAATGTCGCATGGGCCAGCACGATCGTCATCACACCACGGTCCAGACCGATTGCGATGAACAGCAACAACAGCGACAGGCCAGTGATCACTTCGGGCATCACGAGCGGGGCATAGATCATCCCCGAAAACAGCGTGCGCCCCAGAAACCGCCCGCCCCGCACCAGCACATAGGCGGCCATCGTGCCAAGGATTGTCGCAAATGTGGACGACCAGAACGCCACCTTGATCGTGACCCAGGCGGCGTTCAAAAACGCCTCGTTCTGGAACAGTTCGCCATACCATTTGGTGGAAAATCCGGCCCAGACCGTCACGAGGCGGGATTCATTGAAACTGTAGATGATCAGGATGATCATCGGCAGATACAGAAAGGCAAATCCCAGCGTCAGCGCGGTGGCATTGAACCATGAGAACCGTCTCATCCTTCGGCCTCCCGCTGTTTTTGTTCGTTGCGCTGGAACAGCACGATGGGCACGATCAGGATCAACAACAGGATCACCGCCACCGCCGAGGCCACGGGCCAGTCGCGGTTGTTAAAGAATTCTTCCCACAGCACCTTGCCGATCATCAGGGTTTCGGACCCGCCCAGCAGTGACGGAATGACGAATTCGCCCAGCGCCGGAATGAACACAAGGAAACAGCCCGCGATGATCCCCGCCTTGGACAGCGGCACCGTCACCAGCCAGAATGCCGACAGGCGCGAACAACCCAAATCTTCGGCGGCTTCCAGCAGGCTTTCATCCATTTTTTCCAGTGCGGCATAGATCGGCAGCACCATGAACGGCAGATAGGTATAAACGATGCCGATATAAACGGCCGTATTGGTGTTCAGGATCGCAAGCGGGTTGTCGATCAGCCCAAGGCCCAGCAATATCTGGTTCAGGAACCCTTCATTGCTCAGGATTCCGATCCATGCGTAAACGCGGATCAGGAAACTGGTCCAGAACGGCAGGATGATCAGCATCATCAATGTCGGGCGCCATTCGGGTGCCGCGCGCGCCATGCCATAGGCGATGGGGTAGCCGACCAGCAGGGTCGCAAGGGTCGAGATAAAGGCGATTTGCAGGCTTGAAAGGTAAGCCTTCCAGTAAAGATCATCGCTGGCTAGAAAGGCAAAGTTTTCAAAATCAAGCTGGCTGAAAAAGTCGCGTAGCCCCGCCCAACCCTGGGAAAAATCGAGTGTCGGCATATAGGGCGGAATGGCCAGCGCCCCATCGGACAGCGATATTTTCAGCACAATCCCGAAGGGCACCAGAAACAGCGCGGCCAGCCACAGGTATGGCACGGCAATCAGGAATATACGGCGGAAATTCATGCCCCGCCCCTATTGCGTCAGGATGATGCCGGCGGTGTCGGTCCACGACAGCCAAACGGTATCTTCCCAGGTGATGTCACGGCGCGAAATACGGCGCGAGTTGGTTGCCTGTGCCTTGACGATATTTCCGGTCGGCAATGCGACGTGATAGGTGGACACGTTGCCAAGATAGGCAATGTCCAGCACCTTGCCCTGCATCGCATTGGCGCGGTCCGCCGGGCGTTCAGCCGAAATCGCCACCTTTTCCGGACGGATCGCATAGAACCCGCGCGTGCCGTCCGGAATGCGCTGATCGGCGTGGCCGATGATGGGCGCCTGCCCTTCGGCCCAGTGAATGTGATGCACATCGCCGTCCTGCGGACTGATATTGCCTTCGATGATGTTCACGTCACCAATGAAATCAGCGACATAAACAGAATTGGGATTTTCATAAATACGGTCAGGCGTTTCGATCTGCACGATCCGGCCTTCGTCCATTACGGCAATGCGCGATGCAACGGTCATTGCTTCTTCCTGGTCGTGGGTGACAATCACGAAGGTTGTGCCGGTCTTTTCCTGAATGTCCATCAGTTCGAACTGCGTGTCCTGACGCAGCTTTTTATCCAGCGCGCCAAGGGGTTCGTCCAGCAACAGCAGCTTGGGCGCCTTGGCCAGTGACCGTGCCAGCGCGATCCGCTGGCGTTGCCCGCCCGAGACCTGATGCGGCTTGCGCCGCGCCAGTTTTTCAAGCCGCGTGAGGCGCAGCATTTCCTCGACCCGGGCGGCAATCTTGTCCTTTGGCATCTTGTCGCGTTTCAGGCCAAAGGCGATGTTGTCATAGACCGACAGATGCGGGAACAGCGCATAGGACTGGAACATCATGTTCACGGCGCGCTTGTTGGGGGGCAGCTTGCCCACGTCCACACCATCAATGCTGATCTTGCCGGTCGTGGCGTTTTCAAAGCCCGCCAACATCCGCATCATCGTCGTCTTGCCGCAACCCGAGGGGCCAAGAAGCGCAAAGAACTCTTGCGGGTAGATGTCCAGCGTCAGATCATCGATCGCCACGAAATCACCAAAGCGTTTCGTCACATTTTCAAACCGTATCAGGGGCTTGGCGCTTGCATCTTCCCAAGGGGCAAAGACGTCTTTTTCATTCATGGGCATGGTGGCAGCCTATCCTTAAAGTGCCCGGACCAGCGTTTGGTCCGGGCTGTCAGCTTAGGTGCCAGACTTGATACGTGTCCACATCCGTGTGACCACACGCTGCACGCGCGCATCATAGGGGCGCGTCGTATAAAGGTTTTCCAGCGTTGCCGCGTCAGGATAGATTGCGGTGTCGTCAATCACGTCCTCGACCAGAAACTCCTGCGAGGCAAGGTTGCCGTTGGCGTAGTAGACATAGTTCGACGCCGCCGCCATGTTCTGCGCATCCATGATGAAGTTCAGGAACTTGTGCGCACCTTCGGGGTTTGGTGCATCTGCGGGGATCGCCATCATGTCGAACCACATCAGCGCGCCTTCGGTTGGGGCGTTATAGGCGATGTCGACACCGTTTTCGGCTTCGGCGGCGCGGTCACGGGCCTGCAGGATGTCACCGGACCAGCCGAATGCCACGCAGATATCACCATTGGCCAGCGCGTTGATGTATTCCGAGCTGTGGAACTTGGTCACATAGGGCTGCACAGCCGCCAGCACCGGCTCGGCCAGCGCGATCACATCAGGATCCTGACTGTCGGGATCTTCGCCGATGTAAGCCAGCGCAGCGGGGATCATTTCAACCGGCGCATCAAGGAAATGCACGCCGCACCCGGCCAGCTTTTCCATATTGGCCGGATCAAAGATCAGCGCCAGCGAATCCATCGGCGCGTCTTCGCCCAAGACTTCAGTCACCTTGCCGACGTTCACACCAATGCCGGTCGTGCCCCACATGTAGTTGATGGCATAAAGGTTGCCGGGGTCATACTGGTCGGTGCGGGCCTGAATGACATCCCACAGGTTGCCGGCATTCGGAAGCTGTTCAAAATCAAGCGGTTGGAACGCCCCCGCGGTGATCTGACGTTGCAGGAATGTGCCCGACGGCACAACCACATCATAGCCGGACCCGCCCGCAAGCATCTTGGTTTCAAGCACTTCGTTGGAATCAAACACGTCATAGATCAGATCGATGCCGGTCTCTTCCTCGAACTTGGTCAGCAGGTCCTCGTCGATATAATCGGACCAGTTGTAGACCCGCACTTCCTGCGCGCTAAGCGCACCGGCTGCGAGGACTGCAATGGCCGCGATCGACAGCATATACTTATTCATTATGGTTCTCCCGTTGTGATTCCGAGGGGCCTTTGCCCTTTCGCTTTGCAAATGTGATCAAATTTGGCAACATAATGCAATATCGTTGTTTGGGCGCGGGCTACACGCACCCCCAAGGCGGACAGACATGCACAGGATTTCAGCACGCTGATGAAAGACCAATCCCAAACAACTACGGCGAACCCGCCCGCCCATGAACTGACCTACCGCGCCCTGCGTGACATGGTGCTGTTTGGCGAACTTGCGCCGGGCCAACCGGTGACCATTCAAGGCCTTGTTGCCAGCCTTGGCACCGGCATCACACCCGTACGCGAGGCGATCCGCCGCCTGACCGCCGAGGGCGCGTTGGAAGCCAAGGGAAACAGGCGCATTGCCGTGCCTGTGCTTGATTTGCGGCAGTTGGAACAACTGTCATTCGCGCGCACGCAGATCGAACCACATCTGGCATCCTTGGCCACAGCGCGGATCGACGCGGCGCAAATTGAGCGGCTGGCAACGATTGACGACGCCCTCAACAACGCCATACAGCAGGGTGATATCCGTGGCTATCTGGAGCACAATCACGCCTTTCACAGCGAGCTTTATGACGCAGCGGATGCGCAGATACTGGCGGGCATGGCGGCAGCGCTTTGGTTGCGTGTTGGCCCGTCGCTGCGGGTGGTCTGCGGGCGAATCGGTACCCAGAATCTGCCCGATATGCATGACGAGGCCTTGCGGGCGATGCGTGCGGGTGACGCGGCTGCCGTCGCTGCGGCCATCGCCGCAGACATTGCCCAGGGCCACGCACATATCCGCGCGGACCTGTCGCCGGAATAATTTGATCAAATTACGTTGACAGCACCCGGCCAAGCCATATCATCGCTCCAAAATGCGGAACCCGTGTGATGTGACCGGATCACGGCACCTTGCCGGTCTTGATCAAATCACCGCGCGCCGACACATCAGAAAGGGATTGCC
This portion of the Octadecabacter sp. SW4 genome encodes:
- a CDS encoding ABC transporter permease, translated to MRRFSWFNATALTLGFAFLYLPMIILIIYSFNESRLVTVWAGFSTKWYGELFQNEAFLNAAWVTIKVAFWSSTFATILGTMAAYVLVRGGRFLGRTLFSGMIYAPLVMPEVITGLSLLLLFIAIGLDRGVMTIVLAHATFSMCYVSVVVSSRLASFDRSVEEAALDLGCSPFDAFRLVTLPIIAPAVISGWLLAFTLSLDDLVIASFTSGPSSTTLPIRIFSAVRLGVTPEINALSTIMIGIVTVGVITASLVSKRTMARRAADERKAEQND
- a CDS encoding polyamine ABC transporter substrate-binding protein, encoding MNKYMLSIAAIAVLAAGALSAQEVRVYNWSDYIDEDLLTKFEEETGIDLIYDVFDSNEVLETKMLAGGSGYDVVVPSGTFLQRQITAGAFQPLDFEQLPNAGNLWDVIQARTDQYDPGNLYAINYMWGTTGIGVNVGKVTEVLGEDAPMDSLALIFDPANMEKLAGCGVHFLDAPVEMIPAALAYIGEDPDSQDPDVIALAEPVLAAVQPYVTKFHSSEYINALANGDICVAFGWSGDILQARDRAAEAENGVDIAYNAPTEGALMWFDMMAIPADAPNPEGAHKFLNFIMDAQNMAAASNYVYYANGNLASQEFLVEDVIDDTAIYPDAATLENLYTTRPYDARVQRVVTRMWTRIKSGT
- a CDS encoding ABC transporter ATP-binding protein; translated protein: MPMNEKDVFAPWEDASAKPLIRFENVTKRFGDFVAIDDLTLDIYPQEFFALLGPSGCGKTTMMRMLAGFENATTGKISIDGVDVGKLPPNKRAVNMMFQSYALFPHLSVYDNIAFGLKRDKMPKDKIAARVEEMLRLTRLEKLARRKPHQVSGGQRQRIALARSLAKAPKLLLLDEPLGALDKKLRQDTQFELMDIQEKTGTTFVIVTHDQEEAMTVASRIAVMDEGRIVQIETPDRIYENPNSVYVADFIGDVNIIEGNISPQDGDVHHIHWAEGQAPIIGHADQRIPDGTRGFYAIRPEKVAISAERPADRANAMQGKVLDIAYLGNVSTYHVALPTGNIVKAQATNSRRISRRDITWEDTVWLSWTDTAGIILTQ
- a CDS encoding glutamine synthetase family protein, giving the protein MTDFEAEYKAYCKEFGEPDRIELMLCDINAVLRGKWLPGDQVNKFEQGTVRLPLSTYAPNILGTEVEATGLGILIGDPDGVIVPIKGSLKHMPWAEGNVAQVLVEMVDENGNLSTLSTRYHLQQVAERFAAKGLTPVVATELEFYIVQKRDESTDAPTPPEGLPDAQNYDLEVLNHSEAILTEILDSARAQGLATDTLIAEYGPGQFEVNFHHTDNVLDAADTALLFKRMVLAIVDKHGFEATFMAKPYADEPGSGMHVHASVLDKDGKNIFAATVEDEVSDTLRAAVGGTLATMRDAQAIFAPHMNSYRRFQPNSFAPSAPDWGVDHRGAGIRLPEINGMGARLEHRISGADVNPYLVLAAVLGGILYGLENDCPLPLPLDDDHATSSEPLTHDWTTAVEYFADSNFIADIFGEEYRHIYAAVRRDEISELASIITSVEYRYYLSRL
- a CDS encoding ABC transporter permease subunit — its product is MNFRRIFLIAVPYLWLAALFLVPFGIVLKISLSDGALAIPPYMPTLDFSQGWAGLRDFFSQLDFENFAFLASDDLYWKAYLSSLQIAFISTLATLLVGYPIAYGMARAAPEWRPTLMMLIILPFWTSFLIRVYAWIGILSNEGFLNQILLGLGLIDNPLAILNTNTAVYIGIVYTYLPFMVLPIYAALEKMDESLLEAAEDLGCSRLSAFWLVTVPLSKAGIIAGCFLVFIPALGEFVIPSLLGGSETLMIGKVLWEEFFNNRDWPVASAVAVILLLILIVPIVLFQRNEQKQREAEG
- a CDS encoding GntR family transcriptional regulator, coding for MKDQSQTTTANPPAHELTYRALRDMVLFGELAPGQPVTIQGLVASLGTGITPVREAIRRLTAEGALEAKGNRRIAVPVLDLRQLEQLSFARTQIEPHLASLATARIDAAQIERLATIDDALNNAIQQGDIRGYLEHNHAFHSELYDAADAQILAGMAAALWLRVGPSLRVVCGRIGTQNLPDMHDEALRAMRAGDAAAVAAAIAADIAQGHAHIRADLSPE